In a genomic window of Polypterus senegalus isolate Bchr_013 chromosome 13, ASM1683550v1, whole genome shotgun sequence:
- the LOC120543137 gene encoding zona pellucida sperm-binding protein 2-like translates to MYSFPLTSCGTTTKMLGGRLVYENEVRVMPQTELGIITRDSEFILTVLCYYDDSADRNLSLTVLTNAPPAPAINQGNLTVVLRAYPDEMFQIPYRDQDYPVVKYLRDPIYLEVQVLNRQDPNIELVLENCWATASPNPSSLPRWTVIAAGCAYGGDDYPTVMHLMSDFTGIQFPSHYKRFDVKAFAFVSSGAALSSVVYFHCSALICGIANPDSTACASICPDTQPLRFRRSNS, encoded by the exons ATGTATAGCTTTCCTTTGACAAGCTGTGGTACCACCACTAAG ATGCTGGGTGGCCGCCTTGTTTATGAGAATGAGGTGCGTGTGATGCCACAAACTGAGCTGGGCATAATTACTAGGGACAGCGAATTCAT CTTGACAGTGCTGTGCTACTATGATGACAGTGCGGACAGGAACCTGTCTTTGACTGTTCTGACCAATGCACCACCTGCCCCTGCTATAAACCAAGGAAATCTCACTGTAGTCCTCCGGGCATATCCAG ATGAAATGTTTCAGATACCCTATAGAGACCAGGACTACCCAGTTGTGAAATACCTGAGGGATCCCATCTATCTGGAGGTGCAAGTCCTGAACAGACAAGACCCTAACATTGAGCTTGTACTGGAGAACTGCTGGGCCACTGCCTCTCCCAATCCAAGCTCTCTACCCCGTTGGACAGTCATTGCTGCTGG CTGTGCATATGGAGGAGATGACTACCCAACAGTGATGCACCTCATGTCCGACTTCACTGGAATCCAGTTCCCCAGCCACTACAAGAGGTTTGATGTAAAGGCTTTTGCCTTTGTATCCAGTGGAGCTGCCTTGAGTAGTGTG GTCTATTTCCACTGCAGTGCGTTGATCTGTGGTATTGCCAACCCAGACTCTACAGCCTGTGCTAGCATCTGCCCAGATACACAACCCCTGCGCTTCAGGAGAAGTAATTCATAA